The DNA region AACCTCACCCTACCTATCTTTCGTCCTATTCCATTGTTTATTATAATCTCAAACGGCGTCATTATGCCATTGACAGCCCTGAAGTCTCTGTAGATCGCATCAAAAATTCTGACACCATATTTGTCAGGAAGGCTTGAGTAAAGTTCTTTTTTTACTATCACCGTTTCTGTTTTGTCAATCCACCAGCGCCGTAGCGGATTGGCAATACCGCCTGAACAGATCAGCTGAGTCACCACATAGAGATTACCTGTCTCCTCTGTAAACCAGCTATATTCCCTGGAATTATCACTTCCGTAAAAATCAATAACCTCCTTAATGATGTTTGGAGGTAGTGTATCCTTATCCGGGAAATTACTAACATCACCGGAAATAACTCCATCTACAAGCTTGATATCAAATAGGGTAAAACCGGCCGGCGAGAGACCGACAAGCCGGAAGATGCCCTCTTTTTCATAACTTAAATATGCATCAATGGAAGGGCTGGCAACATCAGCAGGTTTAATATTCAGTTCAGCCCTTAAACTATTTACGGCCAGTAATCTCTCCTGAAGAAATTCAAAAGAACTTGTATCACTGCTTACAGAGAGATTAAGCGGCGGCCTCACTGATGTACATGATAGAAGAAACGGAATTGATAACAGTATAAATAAATAAAATACAATTTTCATCAGAAAAACATCGCATCAATCGCACTCTTGACCGTTGAAACTCCAATTACCTCAACATTGGTATTTATGGAAAGCTGACCTGCATTACGCTCAGGAATTATACAACGTTTAAAACCCAACTTTGCGGACTCCTTTACCCTGACGTCCGCGGAGGTCACGCCACGAACTTCACCACCCAGACCAACTTCCCCAAAAACCACCGTTTCCGGATCAATAGGAATCTCCCTGAAACTTGATGTCAGAGCGGCTATAATGCTCAGGTCAATAGCAGGCTCACTTAACTCAAGACCTCCAACGACATTGACAAAAATGTCCTGGCCCTGAATATGGATACCGACTCTTTTGTCAAGAACCCCGACCAGAAGCAGCAACCGGTTATAGTCAACACCGATTGCCCCCCTCTTAGGTATACCAAAAGGAGATGCGCTGACCAGTGCCTGAATCTCGGTCAGTATGGGCCGGCTACCCTCTATGCTGGCTGCTACAACTGAACCTGCTGAACCTGCTGTCCTCTCTGACAAAAAAAGACTTGAAGGATTTGATACCTCCTCAAGACCGCCTTCCCTCATTTCAAACACCCCTATTTCATGGGTAGACCCAAAACGATTTTTTACTGACCTTAATATTCTGTATGGATGTCCCCTGTCACCTTCAAAATACAAAACAGTATCAACGATATGCTCCAGCACCCTCGGACCCGCGATTGTCCCATCCTTTGTAACATGACCGACAATAAAAACAGGTACCCCGTTCTTTTTTGCATAATTCATCAGGATAGAGGCTGTTTCACGCACCTGACTAACACTGCCCGGGGCTGAAGAAATAGCGGCAGTATACATGGTTTGTATAGAGTCAACTATCAGGGCATTGTATGCTGACTTCTGAAGGTGTATCAGTATTTCATCTAAGGAAGTCTCAGATACGATGTAAAGGCCTTTTGAAGAAACATCAAGCCTTTCAGACCGGAGCTTAATCTGTGCAGGTGATTCTTCACCTGATATATACAGAACTTTTTTTGTAACGTCTGTTACTTTCTCAGCAACCTGCAGGAGAAGTGTTGACTTTCCAATTCCAGGGTCTCCGCCTATCAGAACAACTGATCCCGGGACAATTCCACCGCCCAGTACTCTGTCGAACTCCCCGATTCCGGTCAGCAGTCTGTCACCCTTCTCATACTCTATATCATCAAGTACACAGGGGATAATTTCTGAATCAGGGCTCCTGGTGGTAAGCGGTACGGCATTGACACTCTCTTCCGCTATAGTATTCCATCCGTTGCAATCGGGACACCGTCCCATCCATTTAGCTGAACTATAACCACAGGCTTGACATATAAACAGACTCTTCAGTTTCATATCCTGTCTTTATTAACTTTTAGACCCTACTCCCCTCCATCTGCATTGCCTCCCAGTGTCCGTGTGACTAATTCACTGATTTTTTTCTTATCCTTCGACGAAATATTTACGAATTTTATACCCATACCGGGAACAAAGTCCCTTGCAAATTCTATTCTGCTCCATACTACCAATCCTTTCATAACAGTCTTGTCAATATCTCCCGGCAGGAACAATTCCATTGTAATGACATCGTCTATTGAGAACGGGTGAAAAGTCTCTATAAACAGACCACCTCCCCCGATAACTGAGGTGAAACCCTCCTCTATCACTATGCTTTCAGGACTATGGTACTTTATAATCAGGGAAAGAGGAGCGCGTAAAAATCGTCGTCGTTCCTTATTCATATATCAGAATTACTTCATACGTCAAAAAGACCAAGCTGATTTATTTCGTCATCACTAAACGGAATAGGATAATCCCCATTAAAACAAGCAACACAGAATTTATCCGGCGGGTTGCTGACGGCCTTTAACATCCCCTCTATACTCAGATATGCGAGGGTATCTGCCGTTATTTGCCTGCCGATATCTTCAACCTCCATATTCGAGGCAATAAGCTCCCTTCTTGTAGGTGTATCTATACCATAAAAACAGGAGTATTTTACAGGCGGTGATGCTATCCGCATATGAACCTCGACTGCCCCTGCCTCCCGTATCATTGTTACTATCTTCTTGCTTGTGGTACCCCTGACGATGGAATCATCCACAACTACGACCCTTTTTCCTTTCAACACTTCTTTAACAGGGTTCAGTTTCAGTCTTACGCCAAAGTTTCTAATGGATTGCTTTGGAACAATGAATGTCCGACCAACATAATGACTCCTGATAAGTCCGTTGTCAAACGGAATACCGCTGCCCTCGGCAAAGCCCATGGCAGCAGGGGTTCCGGAGTCAGGAACAGGGATAACAATATCAGCATCAACCGCCGATTCTTTAGCCAGTTCTACACCCATCTTCTTCCGTATACTATTGACGCTCTCACCATACACATAACTGTCAGGACGTGCAAAGTAGATATGCTCAAAAATACAAAACGCCTCATTTACTTTATCAAATGGCATATATGATGTCAGTCCATTATTATTTATGACTACAACTTCTCCCGGCAGGATGTCCCGAATAAAACGTGCGCCTATCAACTCAAAGGAACTTGTCTCGGAAGAAAGTACAAGAGACCCGTTGATTTCACCAAGTGACAGTGGACGAAAACCATAGGAATCCCTTACACCAATCATCTCCTTATCCGTAAGTATCAGCATCGAGTATGCGCCTTTTACCTTTTTCAGTGCATCTATTATTCTATCAAGTATAGTCTTCTCTCTGGAAAGCGCTATCAGGTGGACAATGACCTCACTGTCAATAGAAGACTGAAAGATTGAGCCATGTGCCTCCAGCTCACGCCTGAGAAAGGATGCGTTGACTAAATTACCGTTATGGGCCAGTGCAAGAGAGCCCATTGCAAAGTTTACAACTACAGGCTGCACATTTTCGATGATACTATCGCCGCAAGTTGAGTATCTGTTGTGACCTATAGCGCTCCTCCCCTTCAGAAATTCGAAATTATCATCCTTGAAGATCTCGGAAACAAGTCCCATCCCTTTTTTGCTGTAAAGTTTACTGCCATCACATGATACTATTCCTGACCCTTCCTGCCCTCTGTGTTGAAGACCATGGAGCCCCAGATATGTGAGGTTTGCTGCCTCGTTATGATTAAAGATGCCAAATATTCCGCACATATATGACCCTATTCTTCCCCAAGATATCCCTGCATAGCATTTTCCCATGCGTCAGCTATGACATCCACCGGCATATCAATTAAAACAGTTGTTTTATGTCGAATCACGAGTTTGTCTCCCACAACTTTTCCAATGACGGTAAAAGGAACCCCTCTGTTCACGGCAACTCCCTCCAACTCTTTAACCCTCTCAGGGCTTACAGTAATTATAATCCTTGATTGTGTCTCCCCAAAGAGAATGGCATCCGCTCTTATTTCATCTGAAAGCCCTATTTCTGCTCCCATATTTCTCTTATCATCAGGCCTTATGCAACACTCGGAAAGGGCCACCGCCAGTCCACCCTCTGATGTATCATGTGCTGACTTTATTATACCCTGTTTAATTCCGTAAAGACA from Nitrospirota bacterium includes:
- the radA gene encoding DNA repair protein RadA, with product MKLKSLFICQACGYSSAKWMGRCPDCNGWNTIAEESVNAVPLTTRSPDSEIIPCVLDDIEYEKGDRLLTGIGEFDRVLGGGIVPGSVVLIGGDPGIGKSTLLLQVAEKVTDVTKKVLYISGEESPAQIKLRSERLDVSSKGLYIVSETSLDEILIHLQKSAYNALIVDSIQTMYTAAISSAPGSVSQVRETASILMNYAKKNGVPVFIVGHVTKDGTIAGPRVLEHIVDTVLYFEGDRGHPYRILRSVKNRFGSTHEIGVFEMREGGLEEVSNPSSLFLSERTAGSAGSVVAASIEGSRPILTEIQALVSASPFGIPKRGAIGVDYNRLLLLVGVLDKRVGIHIQGQDIFVNVVGGLELSEPAIDLSIIAALTSSFREIPIDPETVVFGEVGLGGEVRGVTSADVRVKESAKLGFKRCIIPERNAGQLSINTNVEVIGVSTVKSAIDAMFF
- a CDS encoding PilZ domain-containing protein; translated protein: MNKERRRFLRAPLSLIIKYHSPESIVIEEGFTSVIGGGGLFIETFHPFSIDDVITMELFLPGDIDKTVMKGLVVWSRIEFARDFVPGMGIKFVNISSKDKKKISELVTRTLGGNADGGE
- a CDS encoding amidophosphoribosyltransferase, translated to MCGIFGIFNHNEAANLTYLGLHGLQHRGQEGSGIVSCDGSKLYSKKGMGLVSEIFKDDNFEFLKGRSAIGHNRYSTCGDSIIENVQPVVVNFAMGSLALAHNGNLVNASFLRRELEAHGSIFQSSIDSEVIVHLIALSREKTILDRIIDALKKVKGAYSMLILTDKEMIGVRDSYGFRPLSLGEINGSLVLSSETSSFELIGARFIRDILPGEVVVINNNGLTSYMPFDKVNEAFCIFEHIYFARPDSYVYGESVNSIRKKMGVELAKESAVDADIVIPVPDSGTPAAMGFAEGSGIPFDNGLIRSHYVGRTFIVPKQSIRNFGVRLKLNPVKEVLKGKRVVVVDDSIVRGTTSKKIVTMIREAGAVEVHMRIASPPVKYSCFYGIDTPTRRELIASNMEVEDIGRQITADTLAYLSIEGMLKAVSNPPDKFCVACFNGDYPIPFSDDEINQLGLFDV